A window from Zingiber officinale cultivar Zhangliang chromosome 7A, Zo_v1.1, whole genome shotgun sequence encodes these proteins:
- the LOC122002478 gene encoding myb family transcription factor EFM-like isoform X1 — MGSAATEIGLELKLFATRAAGGFLKEVAAAVDGGVAKLEESVRSLVDERKKIEVFKRELPICMFLLTEVIEMLKKELERCLGERFTHGFKEFIPIRSECEEQGADGLKLEVDCKEKRHWMSSAQLWSSNSTADDKVDDDGKSVTDERNGRSDLSEEKEENVCSESKRHYFGAGFLPFKNSKEASKSTTPPPDFSLLSSAAVKSSAFSVSSTADDHSDSGSGGTKRAGRAPSLTSGAHLSLQLQHPPRKTRRCWSPELHRRFVLALQKLGGSQAATPKQIRELMKVDGLTNDEVKSHLQKYRLHTRKVPYGSSAGTDKPVVFLRDLWMHSENCSNPSTHQSTACVSVSQSGSPQSPLQLAISGVAAVARPEEIAAWKMMGSSREASNGCPDQ; from the exons ATGGGATCGGCGGCGACGGAGATCGGACTGGAGCTCAAGCTATTTGCTACCAGGGCTGCCGGTGGCTTCCTCAAGGAAGTCGCGGCGGCTGTCGACGGTGGGGTGGCCAAGTTGGAGGAGTCCGTGCGGAGCTTGGTGGATGAGAGGAAAAAGATAGAGGTTTTCAAGCGCGAGCTCCCCATTTGCATGTTCCTCCTCACCGAAG TGATTGAGATGTTGAAGAAGGAGCTTGAACGCTGCCTGGGAGAGCGATTCACGCACGGCTTCAAAGAATTCATACCCATTAGGAGTGAGTGCGAAGAGCAGGGTGCGGATGGGTTGAAGCTTGAAGTAGACTGCAAGGAGAAGAGGCACTGGATGAGCTCTGCCCAGCTATGGAGTTCTAATTCTACCGCCGATGACAAGGTCGATGATGATGGCAAAAGCGTCACGGATGAG AGAAATGGAAGATCAGATCTctccgaggagaaggaggagaacgTTTGCTCGGAGTCCAAAAGGCACTATTTTGGGGCCGGATTCTTGCCGTTTAAGAACTCAAAGGAGGCATCGAAGTCCACAACGCCGCCGCCTGATTTCTCTCTTCTGTCATCCGCCGCCGTCAAGAGCTCTGCTTTCTCTGTCTCTTCCACGGCCGACGACCACTCCGACAGTGGCTCCGGCGGCACCAAGCGAGCCGGGAGAGCCCCATCGCTGACGAGCGGTGCGCACCTTAGCTTGCAGCTGCAGCATCCGCCGAGGAAGACGAGGCGGTGCTGGTCGCCGGAGCTCCACCGCCGCTTCGTCCTCGCTCTCCAGAAACTCGGTGGTTCTCAAG CAGCGACTCCAAAGCAGATCAGAGAACTCATGAAAGTCGATGGACTCACCAACGACGAAGTGAAAAGCCACCTCCAG AAATATAGATTACATACAAGAAAGGTGCCTTACGGTTCATCAGCTGGCACAGATAAGCCAGTTGTGTTCTTGAGAGACCTCTGGATGCATTCTGAGAACTGCAGCAACCCCTCAACACACCAGAGCACTGCTTGTGTTTCTGTTTCCCAATCTGGCTCTCCTCAAAGCCCCCTTCAGCTGGCCATCTCCGGCGTGGCAGCGGTGGCGAGGCCGGAGGAGATAGCTGCCTGGAAGATGATGGGAAGTTCGAGAGAAGCTTCAAATGGATGTCCTGATCAGTGA
- the LOC122002478 gene encoding myb family transcription factor EFM-like isoform X2, which translates to MGSAATEIGLELKLFATRAAGGFLKEVAAAVDGGVAKLEESVRSLVDERKKIEVFKRELPICMFLLTEVIEMLKKELERCLGERFTHGFKEFIPIRSECEEQGADGLKLEVDCKEKRHWMSSAQLWSSNSTADDKVDDDGKSVTDERNGRSDLSEEKEENVCSESKRHYFGAGFLPFKNSKEASKSTTPPPDFSLLSSAAVKSSAFSVSSTADDHSDSGSGGTKRAGRAPSLTSGAHLSLQLQHPPRKTRRCWSPELHRRFVLALQKLGGSQATPKQIRELMKVDGLTNDEVKSHLQKYRLHTRKVPYGSSAGTDKPVVFLRDLWMHSENCSNPSTHQSTACVSVSQSGSPQSPLQLAISGVAAVARPEEIAAWKMMGSSREASNGCPDQ; encoded by the exons ATGGGATCGGCGGCGACGGAGATCGGACTGGAGCTCAAGCTATTTGCTACCAGGGCTGCCGGTGGCTTCCTCAAGGAAGTCGCGGCGGCTGTCGACGGTGGGGTGGCCAAGTTGGAGGAGTCCGTGCGGAGCTTGGTGGATGAGAGGAAAAAGATAGAGGTTTTCAAGCGCGAGCTCCCCATTTGCATGTTCCTCCTCACCGAAG TGATTGAGATGTTGAAGAAGGAGCTTGAACGCTGCCTGGGAGAGCGATTCACGCACGGCTTCAAAGAATTCATACCCATTAGGAGTGAGTGCGAAGAGCAGGGTGCGGATGGGTTGAAGCTTGAAGTAGACTGCAAGGAGAAGAGGCACTGGATGAGCTCTGCCCAGCTATGGAGTTCTAATTCTACCGCCGATGACAAGGTCGATGATGATGGCAAAAGCGTCACGGATGAG AGAAATGGAAGATCAGATCTctccgaggagaaggaggagaacgTTTGCTCGGAGTCCAAAAGGCACTATTTTGGGGCCGGATTCTTGCCGTTTAAGAACTCAAAGGAGGCATCGAAGTCCACAACGCCGCCGCCTGATTTCTCTCTTCTGTCATCCGCCGCCGTCAAGAGCTCTGCTTTCTCTGTCTCTTCCACGGCCGACGACCACTCCGACAGTGGCTCCGGCGGCACCAAGCGAGCCGGGAGAGCCCCATCGCTGACGAGCGGTGCGCACCTTAGCTTGCAGCTGCAGCATCCGCCGAGGAAGACGAGGCGGTGCTGGTCGCCGGAGCTCCACCGCCGCTTCGTCCTCGCTCTCCAGAAACTCGGTGGTTCTCAAG CGACTCCAAAGCAGATCAGAGAACTCATGAAAGTCGATGGACTCACCAACGACGAAGTGAAAAGCCACCTCCAG AAATATAGATTACATACAAGAAAGGTGCCTTACGGTTCATCAGCTGGCACAGATAAGCCAGTTGTGTTCTTGAGAGACCTCTGGATGCATTCTGAGAACTGCAGCAACCCCTCAACACACCAGAGCACTGCTTGTGTTTCTGTTTCCCAATCTGGCTCTCCTCAAAGCCCCCTTCAGCTGGCCATCTCCGGCGTGGCAGCGGTGGCGAGGCCGGAGGAGATAGCTGCCTGGAAGATGATGGGAAGTTCGAGAGAAGCTTCAAATGGATGTCCTGATCAGTGA
- the LOC122002479 gene encoding uncharacterized protein LOC122002479 gives MSTCKQFSRIDTAELKSQLFRKLGRQRAEKYFYNLKRLLNLRLSKLEFEKLCYSIIGKENIALHNLFIRSILSNVCLALAPPSRETLTGNSRTSKLSSIGETVPPSPRRGRSSISSRDRRLAERSSLLGPYGKIPPGHVQEVTNSCDLQRSREQQSALELISIGSKALTSVEDGEEVDQYRCSPSVQSRSPLRPPLGILATAGDRSCKSFSGGFSSSFRGVQSNKLNSCHHTSELPDSRALRVWLERKLEVGGLGLSVDCANALNHGMDAFLRRLIRPCMNLARARRSSNRIYRAHGSILPNMKGFWQLDPAQTSNGCYYASSHDFRLAMEMNPDLLGGDRPLQLEKICFHFSED, from the coding sequence ATGTCAACTTGCAAGCAGTTCTCCCGAATCGATACCGCTGAGCTGAAATCTCAGCTGTTTAGGAAGCTCGGCCGCCAACGAGCTGAGAAGTACTTTTATAACCTCAAGAGATTACTCAACTTGAGACTCAGCAAGTTGGAGTTTGAGAAATTGTGTTATAGTATTATTGGGAAAGAAAACATTGCCCTCCATAATTTGTTCATCAGATCGATCCTCAGCAATGTTTGTCTCGCACTTGCTCCGCCTAGTAGAGAGACACTCACAGGAAATTCGCGTACATCAAAACTTTCCAGCATTGGTGAAACCGTTCCTCCATCACCTCGAAGGGGAAGATCATCCATAAGCAGTAGGGATAGAAGATTAGCCGAGCGATCTAGCCTACTCGGGCCTTATGGAAAAATTCCTCCAGGACATGTTCAAGAAGTCACTAATTCTTGTGATTTACAGAGGTCGAGAGAGCAGCAAAGTGCCCTAGAGTTGATATCTATTGGCAGCAAAGCACTAACATCTGTGGAGGATGGGGAAGAGGTTGATCAATATCGATGTAGCCCGAGTGTCCAGAGTAGAAGTCCTCTGAGGCCTCCGCTAGGCATTCTAGCAACTGCTGGTGATCGTTCTTGTAAATCTTTTTCTGGTGGCTTCTCGTCGAGCTTTCGAGGTGTGCAGTCAAATAAACTCAATAGCTGTCATCATACTTCTGAACTACCAGATTCGAGGGCCTTGAGGGTTTGGTTGGAGAGGAAGTTGGAGGTTGGAGGCCTTGGGTTGTCAGTTGATTGTGCCAATGCGTTAAATCACGGGATGGATGCATTCCTGAGAAGGTTGATCAGACCTTGCATGAACCTTGCTAGGGCTAGGCGTAGTTCGAATAGGATATATCGTGCACACGGAAGTATTTTGCCTAACATGAAAGGTTTTTGGCAATTGGATCCAGCACAAACATCAAACGGGTGCTATTATGCTTCATCGCATGATTTCCGATTAGCAATGGAAATGAATCCTGATTTACTTGGAGGTGATCGGCCCCTACAGCTTGAGAAAATCTGCTTTCATTTTTCAGAAGATTGA